A region of Salarchaeum japonicum DNA encodes the following proteins:
- a CDS encoding ParA family protein produces the protein MANRLTVAMQKGGVGKSTTTINVCGALACAEALADENDVLLVDADPQGFATITLGFRDYYVSGDAVSLYDLMLDFERFSEVNDIIQSHEEFDVLPAHGSNFKLERELWSANRSLERLDMILDEVESDYDYMLIDSPPNLGPLADGALLAAENVLFVSRADSIATFSMNLLTQEITQLEREFQRDIGIVGAVVNAVTRNKISDDRLDWFLDNLGEENVFIVPETVAIEGAFNQGHSVYEFEPSNRHRNQKAEEVREIYDRLADHVEGHYA, from the coding sequence ATGGCGAATAGGCTCACAGTTGCGATGCAGAAGGGGGGCGTTGGGAAATCAACCACCACAATCAACGTCTGTGGAGCGCTCGCGTGCGCAGAAGCGCTCGCCGACGAGAACGATGTCCTGCTCGTCGACGCTGATCCACAGGGGTTCGCCACAATCACACTCGGCTTCCGAGATTATTACGTGAGCGGTGACGCCGTCTCGTTGTACGACCTTATGCTCGATTTCGAGCGGTTTAGTGAGGTTAATGACATTATACAGTCACACGAGGAGTTCGATGTCCTTCCTGCTCACGGGAGTAATTTCAAGCTCGAACGTGAACTCTGGTCGGCAAACCGGTCGCTCGAACGACTCGATATGATCCTTGATGAGGTCGAAAGCGATTACGATTACATGCTAATCGATTCGCCACCGAATCTTGGACCACTCGCCGACGGAGCACTTCTCGCGGCAGAAAACGTTCTCTTTGTCTCGCGAGCGGATTCGATCGCGACCTTCTCAATGAATCTCCTCACCCAGGAGATCACCCAGCTCGAACGAGAATTCCAGCGCGATATCGGCATCGTCGGCGCTGTCGTGAACGCAGTGACGAGAAACAAAATCAGCGATGACCGCCTTGACTGGTTTTTGGATAACCTCGGCGAAGAGAACGTCTTCATCGTCCCAGAGACCGTCGCCATCGAAGGGGCGTTCAACCAAGGACATTCAGTATACGAATTCGAGCCATCGAACCGCCACCGCAATCAGAAGGCCGAAGAAGTACGGGAGATCTACGACCGCCTCGCCGATCACGTGGAGGGACACTATGCCTGA
- a CDS encoding TRAM domain-containing protein, whose protein sequence is MVEIPDSLRSVFSATVHERDGTYVLEVPSGELSYDAVSLGETYRIAVFDAPTSAQDEHESASAGRAQPDHQRESPEPPVEEGEVREVTIETVGDQGDGIAKVDRGYVVIVPDTQPGQQPTVEIEQVQQNVAFASVVASDSRSL, encoded by the coding sequence ATGGTCGAAATTCCGGACTCGCTTCGCTCTGTTTTCAGCGCGACTGTTCACGAGCGGGACGGGACATACGTTCTCGAGGTTCCGTCTGGAGAACTCAGCTATGACGCTGTCTCTCTCGGAGAAACGTATCGGATCGCTGTCTTCGACGCACCCACGTCGGCGCAGGATGAGCACGAGTCCGCGTCCGCAGGTCGTGCCCAGCCTGACCATCAGCGTGAATCTCCTGAGCCGCCTGTTGAGGAGGGTGAAGTACGCGAGGTGACAATCGAAACGGTCGGTGATCAGGGTGACGGGATCGCGAAAGTCGACCGCGGCTACGTCGTGATCGTCCCCGATACCCAACCCGGCCAGCAGCCGACCGTGGAGATCGAGCAGGTGCAACAGAACGTCGCGTTCGCCAGTGTGGTTGCGTCTGATTCTCGTTCGCTCTGA
- a CDS encoding winged helix-turn-helix domain-containing protein, protein MSETDRQPTEEVRQPDPPLPEESGLTLEEYLAMQQAIGHPTRFRILRTLVANEELSAADLKTAVDVESHNFHYHLDELVDVGLVDKRQRRTADSQGFYTYYRPTAMGWGILEHGVEELMRREREFNDAYS, encoded by the coding sequence ATGTCCGAAACCGATCGCCAGCCAACAGAGGAGGTTCGTCAGCCGGACCCGCCGCTTCCCGAAGAGAGCGGGCTGACGCTCGAGGAGTACCTCGCGATGCAACAGGCGATCGGCCACCCGACGCGGTTCCGGATCCTCCGCACGCTCGTCGCCAATGAGGAACTGAGTGCTGCCGATCTCAAGACCGCGGTCGATGTCGAATCTCACAATTTCCACTATCATCTCGACGAACTGGTCGACGTCGGGCTTGTCGACAAGCGCCAGCGACGGACCGCCGACAGCCAGGGTTTTTACACGTACTATCGGCCGACGGCAATGGGGTGGGGTATTCTCGAGCACGGTGTCGAGGAGCTGATGCGCCGTGAACGGGAGTTCAACGACGCTTACTCGTAG
- a CDS encoding DUF7509 family protein, whose amino-acid sequence MRQRIIDNLPRAAGDSDALAPVRREQFLVYLMGPYRTFDVDALLPTDADVETDAPSFATWDETSGEHAEDEVLRLLQETRDCLRDRGFNAFLAIDVGIPLDEMDAATQSIAFAQASNATIFIAPQVGDNLGVGIEIGSVLEDMLSTAGMQGPAADATPPTRARRVMVATEPSVRSAMLGAVHARWDASVRTFTDAADCCRLCAQFCTHIQNEELYGSLDRLD is encoded by the coding sequence ATGCGGCAACGGATTATCGATAATCTCCCCCGTGCCGCCGGTGATTCAGATGCGCTCGCCCCAGTCCGGCGGGAACAGTTTCTCGTCTATCTGATGGGCCCATATCGGACATTCGACGTCGACGCGCTACTGCCGACGGACGCCGATGTCGAAACCGATGCTCCATCGTTTGCGACGTGGGACGAGACCAGCGGCGAGCACGCCGAAGACGAGGTCTTGCGGCTCCTGCAGGAGACGCGGGACTGCCTCCGCGACCGCGGGTTTAATGCCTTTCTCGCAATCGACGTCGGGATTCCGCTCGACGAGATGGATGCCGCCACACAGAGTATCGCCTTTGCGCAAGCGAGTAATGCAACGATCTTCATCGCTCCACAGGTCGGCGACAACCTCGGTGTCGGGATCGAGATCGGGAGCGTCCTCGAGGATATGCTGTCGACAGCTGGAATGCAGGGGCCGGCGGCCGATGCAACGCCACCAACGCGTGCGCGACGGGTTATGGTCGCGACCGAACCATCGGTTCGAAGTGCGATGCTTGGCGCCGTCCACGCGCGCTGGGATGCCAGTGTCCGGACGTTCACCGATGCCGCGGACTGCTGTCGGCTCTGCGCACAGTTCTGTACCCACATTCAGAACGAGGAACTCTACGGCTCGCTCGACCGTCTGGACTGA
- a CDS encoding DNA methyltransferase → MSDDASGDSSISYDDVVSEALAERDLDEEIDALSNILSENLLGDRKALIEKQMQLGGFEGSVSSASDVHDIKSVFQEHPEQAKGLLEELQEFFDELRREPPSLDELKVAQGPIGGKPDDAELTVHQADATKIEPDVDADHEHAIDVAPNSVDLIITSPPYWQKRDYGIEDQLGQEDSAQEYVEDLVAALDKWREFLRPGGSIFLNVGDTYKRRSITGIPGMFVQEARNDGWTIRNEIVWEKKNGIPSSAKDRLANRHEAIFHLTNDRDYFYDLYGYSKAYGNGSNGGDVWEIAHDRNTGDHLAPFPTDLVRRIITLACPPAVCPECGHTADRELERDPINLDTSRTQARRALEIYNVAKNRDNFEAYEDEDGEYRWRLTSGDDTITESEEVYDSERAAEEAIDNVQLEKKHLNAIQKVGISDAGKAKEFQDGAGRNAEDVQELADNAKKILGGYFREFTFPKPTTKGWTDCDCEVDKLPGLVMDPFAGSGTTLEAADELGYRAVGVDLDDSHFDG, encoded by the coding sequence ATGAGTGATGATGCATCTGGCGACTCTTCAATTTCCTACGACGATGTGGTTAGCGAGGCACTAGCGGAACGCGATCTTGATGAGGAGATCGACGCTCTCAGCAATATCTTATCCGAGAACCTTCTTGGCGACCGCAAGGCGCTTATCGAGAAGCAGATGCAGCTGGGCGGGTTCGAGGGGTCAGTCTCCAGCGCGTCCGATGTCCATGATATCAAGTCAGTATTCCAGGAGCACCCTGAGCAGGCGAAGGGGTTACTGGAGGAGCTGCAGGAGTTCTTCGATGAACTCCGGCGGGAGCCACCGTCACTCGATGAACTGAAGGTCGCGCAGGGACCGATCGGAGGGAAACCAGACGACGCGGAACTTACGGTCCACCAGGCGGACGCGACAAAGATCGAGCCGGACGTGGACGCTGACCACGAACACGCGATCGATGTCGCACCGAACAGCGTCGACCTGATCATCACGTCGCCGCCGTACTGGCAGAAGCGTGACTACGGGATCGAAGACCAGTTGGGACAGGAGGACTCGGCACAGGAGTACGTCGAGGACCTCGTGGCCGCGCTTGACAAGTGGCGGGAGTTCCTCCGGCCCGGCGGCTCGATCTTCCTGAACGTCGGGGATACGTACAAGCGCCGCAGCATCACCGGCATCCCAGGGATGTTCGTGCAGGAAGCCCGGAATGACGGCTGGACCATCCGGAACGAGATCGTCTGGGAGAAAAAGAACGGTATCCCGTCATCAGCGAAGGATCGACTGGCGAACCGACACGAAGCGATCTTCCATCTGACCAACGATCGCGACTACTTCTACGACCTGTACGGGTACTCGAAGGCGTACGGCAACGGGTCGAACGGTGGCGACGTCTGGGAGATCGCGCACGACCGGAACACCGGCGACCACCTGGCGCCGTTCCCGACCGACCTCGTCCGCCGGATCATCACGTTGGCGTGCCCGCCGGCTGTCTGTCCGGAGTGCGGCCACACTGCCGACCGAGAGTTGGAGCGCGACCCGATCAACCTCGACACGTCCCGGACACAGGCCAGGCGGGCGCTGGAGATCTACAACGTGGCCAAAAACCGGGATAACTTCGAGGCGTACGAAGACGAGGACGGCGAGTACCGCTGGCGGCTGACATCCGGTGACGATACCATCACGGAGAGCGAGGAGGTGTACGATTCGGAACGTGCTGCCGAGGAGGCCATCGATAACGTTCAGCTGGAGAAGAAGCACCTCAACGCGATCCAGAAGGTCGGGATTTCTGATGCCGGGAAGGCAAAGGAGTTCCAGGACGGCGCCGGTCGGAACGCCGAGGACGTGCAGGAACTGGCTGACAACGCGAAGAAGATCCTCGGCGGCTACTTCCGGGAGTTCACGTTCCCCAAGCCGACCACGAAGGGCTGGACGGACTGCGACTGCGAGGTCGACAAGCTTCCGGGCCTCGTGATGGACCCGTTCGCCGGGTCCGGGACCACGCTCGAAGCCGCGGACGAGCTCGGATACCGGGCCGTCGGCGTGGACCTGGACGACTCCCACTTCGATGGATGA
- a CDS encoding ATP-binding protein, with translation MAKSGASSDAEEPDRGDLAGFVSEAEREHEFQIEISYDILRQVSSQLYTNPRRAIEELVCNSYDAAATECFVSTPETTDDILQVLDNGVSMDKDEMEILWEVAGGSKKELAEQGEERVIDAGDIEGRRQIGRFGVGKLAAFALGNELTHVATKDGVTRIISVRQEDIEGHDVGNPPEAEIYRMDEDEARDYLGAYLDGLPDPWDQNWDSWTLAVVDDVDEDSSGRDLKPEYLDRMIRTAIPRSANFVVHRNGQKVEPRDYPDEHYAHIENLAKDEDAREKVEEGLKQFWVDWSEEYDEADDVPEEKYELDIVQINPYEESDGDIDDDDVESKDADETEEDDTEADDGEEEAGDEEVSNEEFGAEVAAVEVDDLGPVVARGTIYKELLTRDKLEDRNLHDYGFKVRVRGKLLNRGDPLFGTRDKVYQWFKRFHGEFEIPGLDEAILVQRDSVREGLKPELSRTVMESFFSVLRSRAVEAKQEEEEEYDPEEFGHRLHSISPHKAPQALEGLANRDDTDYPRGGWKDVDIHLAEHGRDGDAVDYHDGTIYVNTDHPLFRSLEADDMPSELVKVVGEALAGNLIASGYLSYKDVREDLVDDSIDISEDALRTASRYLEDPIEYYKEQIKTASHEGDDPFEQAIVDALTHIGIEAEHYGDSGDSDAIITFGIQGGEQFKISLEAKGKEEGAVDHSDAEFSTALEHMDHDDCDHTVFVAREFQLNGPPGVEDSKLLKQFRRHDDLTLLTVEAIQEMLDRHADRGFSHERIKNIMTTDAEPGNGELLDVIEEEWNEMPEETGVMRTVLEEARQQFLDETVDAPDIGMVRGALRAKGKDSIDKDTIRTALRIAQADTGMVSFNPDDNSFSINQKPEQILQEMDQSGNN, from the coding sequence ATGGCTAAATCAGGGGCCTCGTCCGACGCCGAAGAACCGGATCGGGGCGATCTCGCCGGGTTCGTTTCTGAGGCGGAACGCGAGCATGAGTTTCAGATCGAGATCAGCTACGACATCCTCCGGCAGGTCTCGTCGCAGCTCTATACGAACCCGCGCCGAGCGATTGAGGAACTGGTGTGTAACAGTTACGACGCGGCAGCGACCGAGTGCTTCGTTTCGACGCCGGAGACGACGGACGACATCCTGCAGGTGCTGGACAACGGCGTCTCGATGGACAAGGACGAGATGGAGATCCTCTGGGAGGTGGCCGGAGGTTCCAAGAAAGAACTGGCGGAACAGGGCGAGGAGCGGGTGATCGACGCGGGCGACATCGAAGGACGGCGACAGATCGGACGGTTCGGGGTCGGGAAGCTAGCAGCGTTCGCGCTGGGGAACGAACTGACGCACGTGGCCACGAAAGACGGCGTCACACGGATCATCTCGGTTAGGCAGGAAGATATCGAGGGTCATGACGTCGGCAATCCGCCCGAGGCCGAGATCTACCGGATGGACGAGGACGAGGCCCGCGACTATCTCGGTGCGTATCTGGATGGCCTACCCGACCCGTGGGACCAGAACTGGGACAGCTGGACGCTGGCTGTCGTCGATGATGTTGACGAGGACAGCTCGGGCCGGGACCTGAAGCCGGAGTACCTCGACCGGATGATCCGGACCGCCATCCCGCGTTCGGCCAACTTCGTCGTCCACCGGAACGGGCAGAAGGTGGAGCCGCGGGACTACCCGGACGAGCACTACGCACACATCGAGAATCTGGCGAAGGACGAGGACGCCCGCGAGAAGGTCGAAGAGGGGCTGAAACAGTTCTGGGTGGACTGGAGCGAGGAGTACGACGAGGCCGACGACGTTCCCGAGGAGAAATACGAGCTCGATATCGTCCAGATCAATCCCTACGAGGAATCGGACGGGGACATCGATGACGACGATGTTGAGAGCAAGGACGCGGATGAAACCGAGGAGGACGATACCGAAGCAGATGATGGCGAAGAGGAAGCCGGCGACGAGGAAGTCAGTAACGAGGAGTTCGGGGCTGAGGTCGCCGCCGTCGAAGTTGACGACCTCGGCCCCGTCGTTGCCCGGGGAACGATCTACAAGGAGCTACTGACCCGTGATAAGCTTGAGGATCGGAACCTCCACGATTACGGGTTCAAAGTCAGGGTCCGGGGGAAGCTGCTGAACCGCGGGGATCCTCTGTTCGGCACCCGGGACAAGGTCTACCAGTGGTTCAAACGGTTCCACGGCGAGTTCGAGATCCCCGGACTCGATGAAGCGATCCTCGTACAACGGGACTCCGTCCGTGAGGGCCTGAAGCCCGAGCTGAGCCGAACGGTGATGGAGAGCTTCTTTAGTGTACTACGAAGCCGAGCTGTCGAGGCGAAACAAGAAGAGGAGGAGGAATACGACCCAGAAGAGTTCGGGCACCGCCTCCATTCAATCTCGCCGCACAAAGCGCCCCAGGCACTGGAGGGGCTCGCGAACCGTGACGACACCGATTACCCCCGGGGTGGATGGAAGGACGTCGATATCCACCTTGCAGAACACGGCCGTGACGGGGACGCAGTGGACTACCACGACGGCACCATTTACGTCAATACCGACCACCCGCTATTCCGGTCGCTGGAAGCTGATGACATGCCGAGCGAACTGGTCAAAGTCGTCGGAGAGGCGCTCGCGGGCAACCTCATCGCCTCTGGCTATCTGTCCTACAAGGACGTCCGGGAAGACCTGGTCGACGACAGCATCGATATCTCCGAGGACGCGCTCAGGACCGCTTCCCGGTACCTCGAAGACCCGATCGAGTATTACAAGGAACAGATCAAGACGGCGTCGCACGAGGGAGATGACCCCTTCGAGCAAGCGATTGTCGACGCGCTAACCCATATCGGCATCGAGGCCGAGCACTACGGCGACTCCGGCGACTCGGACGCGATCATCACATTCGGAATCCAAGGCGGCGAACAATTCAAAATCTCACTTGAGGCGAAAGGGAAAGAAGAAGGTGCTGTCGACCACTCGGACGCTGAATTCTCAACGGCTCTTGAACATATGGACCACGACGACTGTGACCACACGGTGTTCGTCGCACGAGAGTTCCAGCTCAACGGGCCGCCAGGCGTGGAGGATAGCAAACTCTTGAAGCAGTTCCGGAGGCACGATGACCTCACGCTGTTGACTGTAGAGGCGATCCAGGAGATGTTGGACCGGCACGCAGACCGCGGATTCAGCCACGAGCGGATTAAGAACATCATGACGACGGACGCTGAGCCGGGTAATGGAGAGCTATTGGACGTGATTGAGGAGGAATGGAACGAGATGCCTGAGGAGACCGGGGTTATGCGGACGGTCTTGGAAGAGGCTAGACAGCAGTTCCTCGATGAAACAGTCGACGCGCCGGACATTGGGATGGTGCGCGGTGCGCTACGTGCCAAGGGGAAAGATTCTATCGACAAAGACACAATCCGAACCGCTTTGAGGATCGCCCAGGCGGATACCGGGATGGTGAGTTTCAATCCCGACGACAATTCGTTCTCTATCAACCAGAAGCCGGAACAGATCCTGCAAGAGATGGATCAAAGTGGAAACAACTAA
- a CDS encoding orc1/cdc6 family replication initiation protein, which produces MPTDPGPEETSESTGSIKDLILEQEEAASLIKNRSLLEPNEIVDEERIVGRDTQLTDITQHLRVAISNERPPNLLLYGPSGTGKSLIINAVCQNIVELCESRDIRFGVIQMNCQNVGTLGAAVYELARKVANDIGTSVDVPEHGVPNKKKWRELYRLINDHYDTVVFILDELDMLVGRRDKDEPAFSRLLYQLSRAGSTDEITAQVSVTAITNDTKMMESVGSRALSSFTPEDVHFSDYDANQLREILRAREDAFHEDALSDDVIPLAAAFAAQTNGDARKAIDLMRTAGSIAEKTGADKVREEHVREAQDKVEKNRVLEVTRGISTQKKLCLFATAAVAREAGTGAAKSPIGYRVYQYLTGTLDSDQYHQETYVNKMKELTTYSLVETERKSQGPHSGSYLEFTFGENPETIIETLREDSRLDDVHNDELRTVVNAQLNQ; this is translated from the coding sequence ATGCCCACGGATCCTGGTCCCGAGGAAACCTCCGAGTCCACGGGTTCTATCAAAGATCTCATTCTCGAGCAGGAAGAAGCCGCGAGTCTCATCAAGAACCGGTCACTCCTCGAACCGAACGAGATCGTCGACGAAGAACGTATCGTCGGTCGTGACACCCAACTCACCGATATTACTCAGCACCTCCGTGTCGCAATAAGTAACGAACGACCGCCGAACCTTCTCCTCTATGGCCCCTCTGGGACCGGGAAATCGCTCATCATCAACGCCGTCTGTCAGAACATCGTCGAACTCTGTGAGAGTCGTGACATCCGGTTCGGTGTCATCCAGATGAACTGCCAGAACGTGGGCACCCTCGGTGCAGCCGTCTACGAACTTGCACGAAAGGTGGCGAACGACATCGGAACGAGTGTCGACGTTCCGGAACACGGGGTTCCAAACAAGAAAAAATGGCGCGAACTCTACCGTCTGATCAACGACCACTACGATACAGTCGTATTCATTCTCGATGAACTCGACATGCTCGTCGGTCGTCGCGACAAGGACGAACCAGCCTTCTCCCGCCTTCTCTATCAGCTCTCTCGTGCTGGAAGCACCGATGAGATCACCGCCCAAGTTTCTGTTACTGCCATCACGAACGACACGAAGATGATGGAGAGTGTGGGAAGTCGCGCTCTCAGCTCGTTCACTCCCGAGGACGTTCACTTTAGTGACTATGACGCCAACCAACTCCGGGAGATTCTCCGGGCTCGGGAAGACGCTTTTCACGAGGATGCACTCAGCGATGACGTCATCCCGCTCGCAGCAGCATTCGCCGCCCAAACCAACGGGGATGCCCGGAAGGCAATCGACTTGATGCGAACAGCGGGGTCGATTGCAGAAAAAACAGGTGCAGACAAAGTCCGTGAAGAGCACGTTCGAGAGGCCCAAGATAAGGTTGAAAAGAACCGCGTGTTGGAGGTGACACGTGGGATTAGTACGCAGAAGAAGCTCTGTCTGTTCGCGACTGCAGCTGTGGCCCGTGAGGCCGGAACTGGTGCAGCAAAGAGCCCGATTGGTTACCGGGTGTATCAGTACTTGACGGGTACCCTGGATTCGGACCAGTACCACCAGGAGACGTACGTGAACAAAATGAAGGAACTTACGACGTATTCGTTAGTCGAGACAGAGCGGAAGAGTCAGGGTCCACACTCAGGCAGCTACCTCGAGTTCACGTTTGGTGAGAATCCGGAGACTATCATCGAGACGCTTCGAGAGGATTCACGACTTGATGATGTCCACAATGACGAACTCCGCACCGTCGTGAATGCACAACTCAATCAGTAG
- a CDS encoding ArdC-like ssDNA-binding domain-containing protein, translated as MMTASESKVSFEETDTRHDEMHSTIEDWIDELVADVDEAKASQQFQEWLDVQSRFHDYSHRNTLLIKLQCPEATRVAGYNTWRSEFDRHVQEGEQAIWIWAPIITKQCPECENSPSYHEQSDCDYDETPAEEWSEGLVGFKPTAVFDVSQTEGEPLPELETEATGDADDLVPALLDAATTLDIDVRVVDAAEWEHGDAKGVCKHRNLDECQPVVEAKARSNQADLAVTLIHEYAHALLHFDVDDEPERAKREVEAEAVAYIVGRYFNLDTSGSAFYLAAWQDDDAEGIQERLGRISSTAQEIIDTVVEG; from the coding sequence ATGATGACAGCCAGCGAGTCGAAGGTCTCGTTCGAGGAGACCGACACCCGACACGACGAGATGCACAGTACCATCGAAGACTGGATCGACGAGCTCGTCGCAGACGTCGACGAGGCAAAAGCCAGCCAACAGTTCCAGGAGTGGCTCGATGTCCAGTCCCGATTCCACGACTACTCCCATCGCAACACCCTCTTGATCAAGCTCCAGTGTCCCGAGGCAACCCGCGTAGCGGGCTACAATACGTGGCGGTCGGAGTTCGACCGGCACGTCCAAGAGGGCGAACAGGCGATCTGGATCTGGGCACCCATTATTACGAAGCAGTGCCCTGAGTGCGAGAACTCACCGAGTTACCACGAGCAAAGCGACTGTGACTACGACGAGACACCGGCCGAGGAGTGGTCCGAAGGACTGGTTGGATTCAAACCAACGGCAGTCTTCGATGTGTCTCAAACCGAGGGCGAACCGCTCCCCGAGTTGGAAACCGAGGCAACTGGTGACGCCGACGACCTGGTGCCAGCACTCCTCGATGCAGCAACTACGCTCGATATCGACGTCCGTGTCGTCGACGCTGCTGAGTGGGAGCATGGCGACGCGAAAGGCGTCTGCAAACACCGGAATCTCGACGAGTGCCAACCCGTCGTCGAAGCGAAAGCTCGCTCAAATCAGGCCGATCTCGCGGTGACGCTGATTCACGAGTACGCCCACGCACTGCTTCATTTCGATGTCGACGACGAACCCGAGCGTGCAAAACGCGAGGTCGAAGCGGAAGCCGTTGCGTACATCGTCGGGCGGTATTTCAACCTGGATACGAGCGGATCAGCGTTCTATCTTGCCGCGTGGCAGGACGACGATGCAGAGGGCATTCAGGAGCGTCTCGGGCGGATCAGTTCGACCGCACAGGAGATCATCGACACGGTTGTAGAGGGCTGA